DNA sequence from the Desulfurobacterium indicum genome:
CTATTTCGGTGTTCCTTATGTTTTAAAGGTGATTGAATCTTCTATTTCTCTTAAACTTTCCGGTAATTACTCTCTTCTTTCTTCCGACTGGTTGAGTGATGCGAAAGGTGTTTTTATTACCTGGTATAAGAAGGTCGGATTGCCGTATATAACTGAACGAGTTAGGTTTTTTGCAGAGGACAGATTTTCTTATAAAAATGTGAAAATTACACGGGCAGAAAAAAGGTGGGGTTCCTGTTCAGGAAGTAACTCTCTCTGCTTTTCTTACAGGGTTTTGATGCTTCCAGAAGAGATTCTGGATTATATTGTTGTTCACGAGATAGCTCATATAAAAGAGAAGAATCATTCAAAACGTTTCTGGAAGTT
Encoded proteins:
- a CDS encoding M48 family metallopeptidase, giving the protein MLKVDGLNIKIVRSRRKTISLEVSDSGEVILKSPENLSRAFLRKFVLKHRNWLFQKLFDVEEKKKFFEGRGFRDGAVFYYFGVPYVLKVIESSISLKLSGNYSLLSSDWLSDAKGVFITWYKKVGLPYITERVRFFAEDRFSYKNVKITRAEKRWGSCSGSNSLCFSYRVLMLPEEILDYIVVHEIAHIKEKNHSKRFWKLGSVRYFV